The Brassica napus cultivar Da-Ae unplaced genomic scaffold, Da-Ae ScsIHWf_30;HRSCAF=58, whole genome shotgun sequence genome has a segment encoding these proteins:
- the LOC106436175 gene encoding laccase-2-like, with protein MAMWGLHYLLVAFLITITYGINAESAGITRHYTFHIQLKNITRLCKTKSIVAVNGKFPGPKVTAREGDNLQIKVVNHVSNNISIHWHGIRQLRSGWADGPSYVTQCPIQTGQSYVYNFTIIGQRGTLWWHAHIQWMRATVYGPLIILPKLYQHYPFPKPYKQVPIIFGEWFNADPQAVVQQALQTGAGPNASDAHTFNGLPGPLYNCSTKDTYKLVVVGDGFNPSTKPIEQRAQSSKPSRHRRRSRFSRDRLDRER; from the exons ATGGCTATGTGGGGTTTGCATTATCTTCTTGTGGCATTTCTGATCACCATAACTTACGGCATCAACGCAGAATCTGCAGGAATCACGCGACACTACACCTTCcat ATTCAACTTAAAAACATCACACGATTATGCAAGACAAAATCAATTGTAGCAGTCAACGGAAAATTTCCAGGACCGAAGGTTACTGCAAGAGAAGGAGATAATCTCCAGATAAAAGTTGTTAATCATGTATCCAATAACATTTCCATACACTG GCATGGGATCCGGCAGCTAAGGAGCGGATGGGCGGATGGACCGTCGTATGTGACACAATGTCCAATTCAGACGGGACAAAGTTATGTTTACAACTTCACGATTATTGGACAAAGAGGAACCTTGTGGTGGCATGCACACATTCAATGGATGAGAGCCACCGTGTACGGACCATTGATCATTCTCCCAAAACTCTATCAACATTATCCTTTTCCCAAACCCTACAAACAAGTCCCTATTATCTTTG GTGAGTGGTTTAATGCTGATCCTCAAGCAGTTGTACAACAAGCTCTTCAGACTGGTGCAGGTCCAAATGCGTCAGATGCTCATACTTTTAATGGGTTACCAGGCCCATTATATAATTGCTCCACAAAAG ACACATACAAGTTGGTTGTTGTTGGGGATGGATTTAACCCATCCACAAAGCCCATCGAACAAAGGGCCCAGTCCAGCAAACCGAGTCGACATCGGCGCAGAAGCCGATTCTCGAGAGATCGACTCGACAGGGAGCGCTGA
- the LOC106436179 gene encoding serine/arginine repetitive matrix protein 1, which yields MSGGFFRGTTADQDTRFSNKQAKLMKSQKFASELETLVDVSKVKMDVMKPWIATRVTELLGFEDEVLINFIYGLLDNKVVNGKEIQIAITGFMEKNTVKFMKELWTLLLSAQSNSSGVPQQFLDASVAETIKFKEQARKKAEADENNKLVNEIGRRKCYEDDIQGKIDSGVEHKVTNAMEAKPSRDRPEDERKVDEKVGGANERRRGSRSRSISRTNSGSRSSSGGRKSRSLSRSSDASISPRKRRPSYSRRRSRSRSLSRSLSPRRRRVRSPYGSRSRSPIRRHRSPSPQRRRRVSTPERRRQSSPPSRRRRSPSPPVRRRRSPSPPAKRRRSPSPSARRRRSPSPLARKRRSPSPPVRRRRSPSPPARRQRSPLPFRRRRSPSPVARRRRSPSPLYRRNRSRSRSPLAKRERSDSPGRSPSLVGSRRAPAGQRLPSPPARPRLPSPPAGQRLPSPPPRRAGSPSPMRLGGPQSANNLKSPSSSSLSPPGRKNGLPSPPVRRRRSLTPARERGSLSPAGRPVAKSPSHDKQGGSMSPVRGRGRSPPSRHQKARSPVRRRSPKPVTRRSQRSPSGSRSPDDSRRRRSPSWSRSSSRSPSPPVRRRPPSPSGRKHLRDRRSPGHPSEMRDREDRDQKSKLSRKQLPETVQEVGRVEHAKAQERKSEKLPERRSSHRMHHGSQMSPVSDKDFGRVENVEGKRQRPSQVEKEDNSDLDAKLNSDSKDKKRRKTKRSERDEAASDSNGSSDSDLEDRKEAKRRRKEEKKTKKEEKKRRREERRRKREERRGEKQKLKNREYSDSSEGEAEKSKNGEESDPKRLEIELRNKALESLKAKKGISH from the exons ATGTCTGGCGGATTCTTCCGG GGTACTACCGCGGACCAGGACACTCGGTTCTCCAACAAGCAAGCCAAGCTGATGAAGAGCCAGAAATTCGCCTCGGAGCTGGAGACTCTG GTTGATGTGAGCAAGGTGAAGATGGATGTTATGAAGCCTTGGATTGCGACTAGAGTCACTGAGCTTCTTGGTTTCGAAGATGAAGTCCTCATCAACTTCATCTACGGTCTTCTTGATAACAAGGTCGTCAACGGTAAGGAGATTCAGATAGCTATCACTGGCTTCATGGAGAAGAACACTGTCAAGTTCATGAAAGAGCTCTGGACTCTTCTTCTCAGCGCCCAGAGTAATTCTAGTGGTGTCCCGCAGCAGTTTCTTGATGCTTCTGTCGCTGAAACCATCAAGTTTAAG GAACAAGCAAGGAAAAAAGCAGAAGCAGATGAGAACAATAAGTTAGTTAATGAAATTGGGAGGAGGAAGTGCTATGAGGATGACATACAGGGGAAAATT GACAGCGGCGTTGAACACAAGGTGACAAATGCCATGGAGGCAAAACCTTCAAGAGATCGTCCAGAGGATGAGAGAAAGGTTGATGAGAAGGTTGGAGGAGCCAACGAAAGGAGGAG AGGTTCACGTTCGAGGTCGATCAGCAGAACAAATTCAGGATCAAGAAGTTCTTCTGG TGGACGGAAATCAAGGAGCCTGTCTCGATCGTCAGATGCCTCCATCTCACCTAGAAAGCGGAGACCATCATATTCAAGGCGTCGATCCAGGTCACGTTCCTTGAGTAGGTCTCTGTCTCCTCGGCGGCGTAGGGTACGCTCTCCTTATGGAAGCAGGTCGCGGTCACCGATCAGACGTCACAGGTCACCATCACCACAAAGGCGCCGCCGTGTATCTACACCTGAGAGACGCCGCCAATCATCACCCCCTTCAAGGCGTCGCAGGTCACCATCCCCACCTGTTAGGAGACGCAGGTCACCATCCCCTCCTGCTAAGAGACGCAGGTCACCATCCCCTTCTGCTAGGAGACGCAGATCACCATCCCCTCTTGCTAGGAAACGCAGATCACCATCCCCTCCTGTTAGGAGACGCAGGTCACCATCACCGCCTGCTAGGCGTCAGCGGTCCCCATTACCATTTAGGCGGCGCAGGTCTCCTTCACCTGTAGCTAGACGGCGCAGGTCTCCATCTCCACTCTACAGGCGTAACAGATCACGGTCACGATCACCACTGGCTAAGCGGGAAAGGTCTGATTCACCAGGGAGATCTCCGTCACTAGTGGGTAGCCGCAGGGCACCCGCTGGTCAAAGGTTACCCTCTCCACCCGCTAGGCCAAGATTGCCTTCACCACCCGCTGGGCAAAGGTTGCCTTCACCACCTCCTAGGCGTGCAGGATCACCATCACCAATGAGGCTAGGAGGACCTCAGTCAGCTAATAATCTTAAATCACCATCATCAAGTTCACTGTCCCCTCCTGGTAGGAAAAATGGGTTACCATCTCCACCTGTTAGAAGGCGCAGGTCACTGACACCTGCCAGAGAGCGAGGCTCCCTATCTCCAGCTGGACGTCCTGTGGCAAAATCCCCTTCACATGACAAGCAGGGTGGATCTATGTCCCCTGTCAGAGGTCGAGGTAGATCTCCTCCCTCTCGACATCAAAAAGCGCGCTCTCCTGTTCGGCGTAGATCACCAAAACCTGTCACCCGGCGAAGTCAAAGATCTCCATCTGGTTCACGATCACCTGATGACAGCCGAAGGAGACGGTCTCCATCTTGGAGCAGATCTTCGTCTAGGTCTCCCTCGCCTCCTGTTCGCCGTAGACCTCCCTCACCTAGTGGAAGAAAACACCTGAGGGACAGAAGATCTCCGGGACATCCATCTGAAATGCGAGATAG AGAGGATAGGGATCAAAAGTCCAAGCTGTCTAGGAAACAATTACCAGAGACGGTACAAGAAGTTGGACGTGTTGAACATGCTAAGGCGCAAGAGAGAAAGAG TGAAAAGTTGCCAGAGAGACGTTCTAGTCACAGAATGCACCACGGTTCACAGATGTCTCCAGTTTCAGATAAGGACTTCGGTAGAGTAGAAAATGTGGAAGGAAAGAGACAGCGTCCTTCGCAAGTTGAGAAAGAGGATAACAGCGACCTGGATGCAAAACTTAATTCTGATTCTAAGgataaaaagagaagaaagactaAAAGGTCTGAGAGGGACGAAGCAGCCTCAGATAGTAACGGCAGTTCCGACTCTGACCTTGAGGATAGGAAGGAAGCTAAAAGGAGAAGGAAGGAggaaaagaaaacgaaaaaggaGGAGAAGAAACGCAGGCGAGAGGAGAGACGTCGTAAAAGGGAAGAACGTCGGGGTGAGAAGCAGAAACTTAAGAATCGAGAGTATTCTGATTCGTCAGAAGGCGAAGCTGAGAAGAGTAAAAATGGGGAGGAGTCGGATCCAAAGAGGCTTGAGATTGAGTTGCGAAACAAAGCACTGGAGTCACTGAAAGCAAAGAAGGGCATCAGCCACTAA
- the LOC125603212 gene encoding probable inactive L-type lectin-domain containing receptor kinase III.1, producing the protein MAITSKSIALTIIFLLLSVSCASSQQETKFLNHGFLGANLLKFGSSIVHPSGLLELTNTSMRQIGQAFHGFPIPFSKPNSSNSISFSTSFVFAITPGPGAPGHGLAFVISPSMDFSGALPSNYLGLFNTSNNGNSLNRILAVEFDTVQAVELSDIDDNHVAIDLNGVVSIESATAAYFDDRDAKNISLRLASGDPIRVWIEYNATEMLLNVTLAPLERPKSNVPLLSRKMNLSETLSEQNYVGFSAATGTVTSTHLVLGWSFSIEGKATEIDLTKLPSIPKPPSPPSPSSTPPVSVKKDSNNTKLIIIFAASATGVIMILALLGFWLFRRRQVFFTAGARKFSHQMISSATGGFDNSRLLGERNSGSFYKGNLTPTEIIAVKKITCTTRQQKTTLIGEIASISRLRQRNLVNLLGYCSKGNEVYLVYEYVPNGSLDRFLFSNDRPVLTWSDRFCIIKGIAAGLQYLHGEGQRPLIHGNVKASNVLLDEELHARLGDYGQGIRHSSTTGHVAPELVETGKATRDTDVFGFGVLVMEIVCGRKAIEPTKPPEEISLVNWVLQGFKKGDLLQRCDTRMNRDELVAREVLLVLKTGLLCANRSQEARPMMKQVVGYLDGTERLPHDD; encoded by the coding sequence ATGGCCATTACCTCCAAATCCATAGCTCTAACAATAATCTTCCTATTACTTTCTGTTTCTTGCGCCTCAAGTCAACAAGAAACCAAGTTTCTTAACCATGGCTTTCTTGGTGCTAACCTCCTCAAGTTCGGTTCTTCCATTGTCCACCCTAGTGGCCTCTTGGAGCTGACAAACACTTCGATGAGGCAAATTGGTCAAGCTTTCCATGGCTTTCCCATACCCTTCTCGAAACCTAACTCTTCGAATTCGATTTCTTTCTCCACAAGTTTCGTCTTCGCCATCACTCCAGGACCCGGCGCACCAGGCCACGGCTTGGCTTTCGTCATTTCACCCTCCATGGACTTTAGCGGAGCCCTTCCCAGCAATTACCTAGGCCTCTTCAACACCTCCAACAATGGAAACTCCTTAAAccgcatcctcgcagttgaatTCGACACCGTGCAGGCCGTTGAGTTGAGCGATATTGATGATAATCATGTTGCTATCGACCTAAACGGAGTGGTCTCCATTGAGTCTGCAACAGCTGCATACTTTGATGACCGAGACGCGAAGAACATAAGCTTGAGGCTGGCAAGTGGAGACCCAATCAGAGTCTGGATCGAATACAACGCGACAGAGATGTTGCTCAATGTCACGTTGGCTCCTCTAGAACGTCCAAAGTCAAACGTGCCTCTTCTCTCAAGAAAAATGAATCTTTCCGAGACTTTATCCGAACAAAACTATGTTGGATTCTCTGCAGCCACAGGAACCGTCACGAGCACGCATCTTGTTCTAGGCTGGAGCTTCAGCATAGAAGGGAAAGCCACAGAGATTGACCTAACAAAGCTTCCTTCTATTCCAAAACCGCCTTCTCCACCGTCTCCATCCTCAACTCCTCCAGTTTCAGTCAAGAAGGATTCGAACAACACTAAGCTCATCATAATCTTCGCTGCATCAGCAACAGGCGTAATCATGATCCTGGCTCTCTTAGGGTTTTGGCTCTTCCGTAGAAGGCAAGTATTCTTCACAGCAGGCGCAAGAAAATTCTCTCACCAGATGATATCAAGCGCGACGGGAGGTTTCGACAACTCTAGACTTCTCGGAGAGAGAAACTCAGGAAGTTTCTACAAAGGGAACCTTACTCCTACAGAGATTATAGCAGTGAAGAAGATTACTTGCACCACAAGGCAACAGAAGACAACCCTAATAGGGGAGATAGCTTCTATCTCAAGGCTAAGACAAAGAAACCTTGTTAACCTACTTGGTTACTGCAGCAAAGGTAACGAGGTTTATCTCGTCTACGAGTACGTCCCCAACGGTAGCCTAGACCGGTTCTTGTTCAGCAATGACCGACCGGTTCTCACATGGTCAGACCGGTTCTGTATCATAAAGGGTATTGCGGCAGGACTTCAATACCTTCACGGCGAGGGTCAAAGACCTTTGATTCACGGAAACGTGAAAGCCAGCAACGTACTCTTAGACGAAGAGCTACACGCTAGACTAGGAGACTACGGACAAGGAATCAGGCACAGCAGCACCACGGGACACGTGGCTCCGGAGCTAGTCGAGACAGGGAAGGCTACGCGTGACACAGACGTGTTTGGTTTTGGGGTGTTGGTTATGGAGATAGTCTGTGGAAGGAAAGCCATAGAGCCGACAAAACCACCTGAAGAGATCAGTTTAGTGAACTGGGTGCTTCAAGGGTTCAAGAAAGGCGATCTTTTACAGAGATGCGACACGAGAATGAACAGAGACGAGTTGGTGGCTAGAGAAGTGTTACTGGTTCTGAAAACCGGACTTCTGTGTGCTAACCGGTCTCAGGAAGCTAGGCCAATGATGAAGCAAGTAGTTGGGTATCTCGACGGTACAGAACGTCTCCCTCATGACGACTAA
- the LOC106436184 gene encoding tropinone reductase homolog At2g29310 gives MDKRWSLEGTTALVTGGGSGIGYAIVEELAGFGAKIHVCDISETLLNKSLSEWEKKGFKVSGSVCDVTSRPERETLMQTVSSLFNGKLDIFVNNVGGGRLKPTTEYDADDFDFHIATNLEPAFHFCQLSHPLLKASGYGSIIFISSVAGVVSFECGSIYSLAKGALNQLARNLACEWAKDGIRANAVAPNAIKTPLSQPYLDDVSFKEELFGRTPLGRAGEPNEVASLVVFLCLPAASYITGQTICVDGGLTVNGFSYQPHA, from the exons atggataaaaGATGGAGTCTTGAAGGTACGACTGCTCTTGTAACTGGTGGAGGCAGCGGAATCGG GTATGCCATAGTAGAGGAGTTAGCTGGTTTTGGAGCTAAAATCCATGTTTGCGACATATCTGAAACACTGCTTAATAAAAGTTTAAGCGAATGGGAAAAGAAAGGGTTTAAAGTGAGTGGTTCAGTCTGTGATGTAACTTCTCGACCCGAGAGAGAAACTTTGATGCAAACTGTCTCCTCCCTGTTCAATGGCAAGCTCGATATTTTC GTGAACAATGTGGGTGGAGGTCGTCTAAAGCCAACGACAGAATATGATGCAGACGATTTTGATTTCcatattgcaacaaacttggaacCTGCTTTCCATTTTTGCCAGCTTTCACATCCTCTCCTAAAGGCTTCAGGCTATGGAAGCATCATCTTCATTTCATCTGTTGCTGGGGTTGTATCTTTTGAATGTGGATCCATTTATAGTCTAGCAAAAG GAGCTCTGAATCAGCTAGCAAGAAATTTGGCATGTGAATGGGCAAAAGATGGCATAAGGGCCAACGCTGTTGCTCCTAATGCTATCAAGACTCCTCTGTCTCAACCA TATCTTGATGACGTCAGTTTCAAGGAGGAATTGTTTGGTAGAACTCCACTTGGTCGTGCTGGAGAGCCAAATGAAGTTGCATCACTGGTGGTCTTCTTGTGTCTACCTGCGGCGTCTTATATAACTGGTCAAACAATTTGCGTTGATGGAGGCCTCACCGTTAACGGTTTCTCCTATCAACCACATGCTTGA